A region of Streptomyces sp. NBC_01750 DNA encodes the following proteins:
- a CDS encoding RNA polymerase-binding protein RbpA, translating into MSERALRGTRLVVTSYETDRGIDLAPRQAVEYACENGHRFEMPFSVEADIPPEWECKACGAQALLVDGDGPEEKKGKPARTHWDMLMERRTREELEEVLAERLAVLRSGAMNIAVHPRDSRKSA; encoded by the coding sequence ATGAGTGAGCGAGCTCTCCGCGGTACGCGACTCGTGGTGACCAGCTACGAGACGGACCGCGGCATCGATCTGGCCCCGCGCCAGGCGGTGGAGTACGCATGCGAGAACGGCCATCGATTTGAGATGCCGTTCTCCGTAGAGGCGGACATTCCGCCGGAGTGGGAGTGCAAGGCGTGTGGCGCCCAGGCACTCCTGGTTGACGGCGACGGCCCCGAGGAGAAGAAGGGCAAGCCGGCGCGAACGCACTGGGACATGCTCATGGAGCGGCGCACCCGCGAGGAGCTGGAGGAAGTGCTGGCCGAGAGGCTGGCGGTCCTTCGCTCCGGCGCCATGAACATCGCTGTGCATCCGCGGGACAGCCGGAAGTCCGCCTGA
- a CDS encoding acyl-CoA dehydrogenase family protein, which produces MPDRAPQPVDRQLPTEESRDLIALVRDIIQREIAPRAAEEEDSGHFPREVFSLLSESGLLGLPYDSEYGGGDQPYEVYLQVLEELAAARLTVGLGVSVHSLACHALAGYGTKEQQAEHLSAMLGGGLLGAYCLSEPASGSDAASLRTKAVRDGDSWVITGTKSWITHGGVADFYTVLARTGGEGARGITAFLVPGDAQGLNPAAPEKKMGMKGSPTAQLNFDGVRVPDSRRIGEEGQGFAIALSALDSGRLGIAACAVGLAQAALDEAVAYATGRQQFGRPIADFQGLRFMLADMATRIEAGRALYLAAARLRDAGRPFSRQAAMAKLFCTDAAMSVTTDAVQVLGGYGYTLDFPVERYMREAKVLQIVEGTNQIQRMVIARHLAGPETR; this is translated from the coding sequence ATGCCCGATCGCGCCCCGCAGCCGGTGGATCGTCAACTGCCCACCGAGGAGTCCAGGGATCTGATCGCCCTGGTACGCGACATCATCCAGCGGGAGATCGCTCCCCGGGCGGCCGAGGAGGAGGATTCCGGGCACTTCCCGCGCGAGGTCTTCTCCCTTCTGTCCGAGTCCGGACTGCTCGGCCTTCCGTACGACTCCGAGTACGGCGGGGGAGACCAGCCGTACGAGGTCTACCTTCAGGTCCTCGAAGAACTCGCCGCCGCCCGCCTCACCGTCGGCCTCGGCGTCAGCGTCCACTCCCTCGCCTGCCATGCACTGGCCGGCTACGGCACCAAGGAGCAGCAGGCCGAGCATCTGTCCGCCATGCTCGGCGGCGGCCTCCTGGGTGCGTACTGCCTCTCCGAACCCGCCTCCGGATCGGATGCCGCGTCGCTGCGCACCAAGGCCGTGCGCGACGGGGACAGCTGGGTGATCACCGGCACCAAGTCCTGGATCACGCACGGCGGAGTCGCCGACTTCTACACCGTTCTGGCCCGCACCGGCGGTGAGGGCGCCCGTGGCATCACGGCCTTCCTCGTCCCCGGCGACGCGCAGGGCCTGAACCCTGCCGCACCCGAGAAGAAGATGGGTATGAAGGGCTCGCCCACCGCCCAGCTGAACTTCGACGGCGTACGGGTCCCCGACTCCCGCCGGATCGGTGAGGAGGGCCAGGGCTTTGCGATCGCGCTCTCCGCGCTCGACTCGGGCCGGCTCGGCATCGCCGCCTGCGCCGTGGGGCTCGCCCAGGCCGCCCTGGACGAGGCTGTCGCGTACGCCACCGGACGGCAGCAGTTCGGCCGGCCCATCGCCGACTTCCAGGGGCTGCGCTTCATGCTCGCCGACATGGCGACCCGGATCGAGGCAGGCCGTGCGCTCTATCTCGCCGCCGCGCGGCTGCGCGACGCGGGACGGCCCTTCTCCCGGCAGGCCGCCATGGCCAAGCTGTTCTGCACGGACGCGGCGATGAGCGTCACCACCGACGCCGTCCAGGTGCTCGGCGGCTACGGCTACACGCTGGACTTCCCGGTCGAGCGCTATATGCGTGAGGCCAAGGTGCTACAGATCGTCGAGGGCACCAACCAGATCCAGCGCATGGTCATCGCCCGTCACCTGGCCGGACCCGAAACGCGCTGA
- the fxsA gene encoding FxsA family membrane protein: MTTGTPTPTARKRSSARNLVPLGIAAWLVLEIWLLTLVAGAAGGLTVLALLVAGGIGGAVVIKRAGRRAFRNLTETLQQAQAGMSPASGTGSTGSTGSTGNGFLMLGGLLLMLPGLISDVAGLLLLLPPVRSALGRHTERSLERRMRAAAPGSLGDAFQQARIHRPDGKVVQGEVIRQDATQPPRGYEDDGQRPPLTP; this comes from the coding sequence ATGACGACCGGCACACCTACCCCGACGGCCCGCAAGCGCTCGAGCGCCCGCAACCTCGTCCCGCTCGGCATCGCCGCCTGGCTGGTGCTCGAGATCTGGCTGCTGACCCTTGTGGCCGGAGCGGCCGGCGGGCTCACCGTCCTCGCCCTGCTCGTCGCCGGCGGCATCGGCGGCGCCGTCGTCATCAAGCGGGCCGGCCGCCGGGCCTTCCGCAATCTGACCGAGACCCTCCAGCAGGCACAGGCCGGCATGAGCCCGGCGTCCGGGACCGGCAGTACCGGCAGTACCGGCAGTACCGGCAACGGCTTCCTGATGCTCGGTGGCCTGCTCCTCATGCTGCCGGGACTGATCTCCGACGTGGCGGGCCTCCTGCTCCTGCTGCCGCCCGTCCGCTCGGCGCTCGGGCGGCACACGGAGCGTTCCCTGGAGCGCCGTATGCGCGCCGCCGCGCCCGGCAGTCTGGGCGATGCCTTCCAGCAGGCCCGCATCCACCGCCCGGACGGCAAAGTCGTCCAGGGCGAGGTCATCCGGCAGGACGCCACGCAGCCGCCGCGGGGCTACGAGGACGACGGCCAGAGGCCCCCGCTGACCCCCTGA
- a CDS encoding amidohydrolase, whose amino-acid sequence MTDSTAPQAEHRTVLLRGGEVHSPADPFATAMVVERGHIAWVGSEGAADAFAAGVDEVVDLEGALVAPAFTDAHVHTTATGLALTGLDLSGARTLVEALGLVREHSAAHAADKVLLGHGWDATRWPEQRPPSRAELDRAAGGRPLYLPRIDVHSAVVTTALLDLVPGVTDLAGYHPDAPLTAAAHHAVRAAAHAAITPAQRAAAQRAALARAASLGIGTVHECAGPDISDEDDFTSLLELAGAEPGPRVVGYWAEQVASAKDAQRIRELGAVGAAGDLFVDGSLGSHTAHLHSPYADAPHTGAAHLDTAAVAAHVAACTEAGLQAGFHAIGDAALTAVTEGIRTAADTLGLARVRAARHRVEHAEMLTPETIAAFAEFGLTASVQPAFDAAWGGSEGMYAQRLGAERARTLNPYAALLRAGVPLAFGSDGPVTPLDPWGTLRAAAFHRTPEHRISARAAFTAHTRGGWRAIGRDDAGVLVPGAPADYAVWRTEELVVQAPDDRVARWSTDPRSGTPGLPDLTPGTELPRCLRTVVFGQTVYERPNE is encoded by the coding sequence ATGACCGACAGCACCGCCCCCCAGGCCGAACACCGCACCGTGCTGCTGCGCGGTGGAGAAGTCCACAGCCCCGCCGACCCCTTCGCCACCGCGATGGTCGTCGAACGAGGACATATCGCCTGGGTGGGCTCGGAAGGCGCCGCCGACGCCTTCGCCGCCGGCGTCGACGAAGTGGTCGACCTCGAAGGGGCCCTGGTCGCTCCGGCGTTCACCGACGCACACGTCCACACCACGGCGACCGGCCTCGCCCTCACCGGCCTCGATCTGTCCGGCGCCCGCACCCTGGTCGAGGCGCTCGGTCTCGTACGGGAGCACAGCGCCGCACACGCCGCCGACAAGGTCCTCCTCGGCCACGGCTGGGACGCCACGCGCTGGCCCGAGCAGCGTCCGCCGTCCCGCGCCGAACTCGACCGGGCGGCCGGCGGCCGGCCGCTCTATCTGCCCCGGATCGACGTCCACTCGGCCGTGGTCACCACCGCCCTGCTCGACCTCGTCCCCGGCGTCACCGACCTCGCCGGGTACCACCCGGACGCGCCGCTGACCGCCGCCGCCCACCACGCCGTACGCGCCGCCGCCCATGCCGCGATCACGCCCGCGCAGCGCGCCGCCGCGCAGCGCGCCGCACTCGCCAGGGCCGCCTCGCTCGGTATCGGCACCGTTCATGAATGCGCCGGCCCCGACATCAGCGACGAGGACGACTTCACCTCCCTGCTGGAACTGGCCGGAGCGGAGCCGGGCCCGCGCGTTGTCGGTTACTGGGCCGAACAGGTCGCGAGCGCAAAGGACGCACAGCGCATCCGTGAACTCGGCGCCGTCGGAGCGGCCGGTGACCTGTTCGTCGACGGCTCCCTCGGCTCGCACACCGCCCACCTGCACTCCCCGTACGCCGACGCCCCGCACACCGGCGCCGCCCACCTCGACACCGCGGCCGTCGCCGCCCATGTCGCCGCCTGCACCGAAGCCGGGCTCCAGGCCGGTTTCCACGCCATCGGTGACGCCGCCCTCACCGCTGTCACCGAAGGCATCAGGACCGCCGCCGACACGCTGGGCCTCGCCCGAGTACGCGCAGCCCGCCACCGCGTCGAACACGCCGAGATGCTCACGCCCGAAACCATCGCCGCCTTCGCCGAATTCGGCCTCACCGCCTCCGTCCAGCCCGCCTTCGACGCGGCCTGGGGCGGCTCGGAAGGCATGTACGCCCAGCGCCTCGGCGCCGAGCGGGCCCGCACCCTCAACCCGTATGCCGCACTGCTGCGCGCCGGAGTGCCCCTCGCCTTCGGCTCCGACGGCCCCGTGACCCCGCTCGACCCCTGGGGCACCCTCCGGGCCGCCGCCTTCCACCGCACACCCGAACACCGGATCTCGGCCCGCGCCGCCTTCACCGCGCACACCCGTGGCGGCTGGCGGGCCATCGGACGCGACGACGCCGGCGTCCTGGTCCCCGGCGCGCCCGCCGACTACGCCGTCTGGCGCACCGAGGAACTCGTCGTCCAGGCCCCCGACGACCGCGTCGCCCGCTGGTCCACCGACCCGCGCTCCGGCACCCCTGGCCTGCCCGATCTCACCCCCGGCACCGAACTGCCCCGCTGCCTGCGGACGGTGGTCTTCGGACAAACTGTCTATGAGAGGCCGAACGAGTGA
- a CDS encoding MFS transporter, with the protein MTTDTADRTTGASERRREQRGWYFYDFACSVYSTSVLTVFLGPYLTSVAKAAADAEGFVHPLGVPVRAGSVFAYAVSVSVVVAVLLMPLAGAAADRTGRKKPLLAVAAYVGATATTGMFFLDGDRYLLGAFLLIVANASLSVSMVLYNAYLPQIAEPDERDAVSSRGWAFGYTSGALVLVLNLLVYSGHETLGLSESAAVRICLASAGLWWGAFTLVPLRRLRDRRVAPSGEGTVGSGWRQLMATLRDMRRHPLTLSFLLAYLIYNDGVQTVISQASIYGSEELGLDQTTLITAVLLVQVLAVVGALGMGRLARTHGAKRTILASLAVWTLILAAGYFLPAGAPVWFFGLAGAIGLVLGGSQALSRSLFSHLVPRGKEAEYFSAYEMSDRGLSWLGPLVFGLAYQLTGSYREAIISLVIFFALGFVLLARVPVRRAVAAAGNPVPDRI; encoded by the coding sequence GTGACAACCGACACCGCGGACCGGACGACCGGGGCGAGTGAGCGCAGACGCGAGCAACGCGGCTGGTATTTCTACGACTTCGCGTGCTCGGTCTATTCGACGAGTGTGCTGACGGTCTTCCTGGGGCCCTATCTGACCTCGGTGGCGAAAGCCGCGGCGGATGCCGAGGGCTTTGTGCATCCGCTGGGTGTGCCGGTGCGGGCGGGTTCCGTTTTCGCGTACGCGGTGTCCGTGTCGGTGGTGGTGGCGGTGCTGCTGATGCCGCTTGCGGGTGCGGCGGCCGACCGTACCGGCCGCAAGAAGCCGCTGTTGGCGGTGGCGGCGTATGTGGGTGCGACCGCGACGACGGGGATGTTCTTCCTGGACGGCGACCGGTACCTGCTGGGAGCTTTTCTGCTGATCGTCGCGAATGCGTCGCTGTCGGTGTCGATGGTGCTGTACAACGCGTATCTGCCGCAGATCGCGGAGCCGGACGAGCGCGATGCGGTGTCGTCGCGCGGCTGGGCGTTCGGCTATACGTCAGGCGCTCTGGTACTGGTGCTGAACCTCCTCGTGTACTCGGGTCACGAGACGCTCGGGCTTTCGGAGTCCGCAGCGGTGCGGATCTGTCTGGCCTCGGCGGGGCTGTGGTGGGGCGCCTTCACGCTGGTGCCCTTGCGGCGGCTGCGGGACCGGCGGGTGGCGCCGAGCGGTGAGGGCACCGTGGGTTCGGGGTGGCGGCAGTTGATGGCCACGTTGCGGGACATGCGCCGGCATCCGTTGACGCTGTCGTTCCTGCTGGCCTATCTGATCTACAACGACGGGGTCCAGACGGTCATCTCGCAGGCTTCGATCTACGGTTCCGAGGAGCTGGGTCTTGATCAGACGACGTTGATCACGGCAGTGCTGCTGGTGCAGGTGCTCGCGGTGGTGGGCGCGCTGGGCATGGGCCGACTGGCCAGAACGCATGGGGCCAAGCGGACGATTCTGGCTTCCCTGGCCGTCTGGACGCTGATTCTGGCGGCAGGGTACTTCCTGCCGGCCGGGGCGCCGGTCTGGTTCTTCGGTCTCGCGGGGGCGATCGGGCTGGTTCTGGGCGGTAGCCAGGCGCTGTCGCGGTCGTTGTTCTCACATCTGGTTCCGCGCGGCAAGGAGGCCGAGTATTTCTCGGCCTACGAGATGAGCGACCGCGGGCTGAGCTGGCTGGGGCCGCTGGTATTCGGGCTGGCATACCAGCTGACCGGCAGTTATCGGGAAGCGATCATCTCGTTGGTGATCTTCTTCGCGCTGGGATTCGTACTGCTGGCGCGGGTGCCGGTGCGGCGTGCCGTGGCGGCCGCGGGCAACCCCGTGCCGGACCGGATTTAG
- a CDS encoding Lrp/AsnC family transcriptional regulator, which yields MEELDRQIVELLVADGRMSYTDLGKATGLSTSAVHQRVRRLEQRGVIRGYAAVVDPEAVGLPITAFISVKPFDPSAPDDIAERLADVPEIEACHSVAGEENYILKVRVATPLELEHLLTRIRSLSGVSTRTTVVLSTPYEARPPRI from the coding sequence ATGGAGGAGCTGGATCGTCAGATCGTGGAATTGCTCGTCGCGGACGGGCGGATGAGTTACACCGACCTGGGCAAGGCCACTGGCCTGTCCACATCGGCGGTGCATCAACGCGTCCGCCGCCTCGAGCAGCGCGGCGTCATCCGCGGTTACGCCGCCGTGGTCGACCCCGAGGCGGTCGGGCTGCCGATCACCGCCTTCATCTCGGTCAAGCCCTTCGATCCCAGTGCCCCCGACGACATTGCGGAACGTCTCGCCGACGTGCCTGAGATCGAGGCCTGTCACAGCGTCGCGGGCGAGGAGAACTACATCCTCAAGGTCCGCGTCGCCACCCCGCTCGAGCTGGAGCACCTGCTGACCCGCATCCGCTCGCTGTCCGGCGTCTCCACTCGTACGACCGTCGTCCTCTCCACCCCGTACGAGGCACGCCCGCCGCGTATCTAG
- a CDS encoding polyprenol monophosphomannose synthase, giving the protein MNDGGQRRYGPLGRALVIIPTYNEAENIKPIVARVRAAVPEADILVADDNSPDGTGKFADELAAHDDKVQVLHRKGKEGLGAAYLAGFAWGIEHGYGVLVEMDADGSHQPEELPRLLTALKGADLVLGSRWVPGGRVVNWPKHRQFISRGGSTYSRLLLGLPLRDITGGFRAFRKETLEGLGLADVASQGYCFQVDLARRAVAAGYHVVEVPITFVEREIGDSKMSRDILVEALWRVTAWGVGDRANRLLGRKSS; this is encoded by the coding sequence GTGAACGACGGCGGTCAGCGGCGGTACGGCCCGCTCGGCAGGGCCTTGGTGATCATCCCGACCTACAACGAGGCCGAGAACATCAAGCCGATCGTCGCCCGGGTGCGCGCTGCCGTGCCCGAGGCGGACATCCTCGTCGCCGACGACAACAGCCCCGACGGCACAGGCAAATTCGCCGATGAACTCGCGGCCCATGACGACAAGGTGCAAGTACTGCACCGCAAGGGCAAGGAAGGCCTCGGCGCCGCCTACCTCGCGGGCTTCGCCTGGGGTATCGAGCACGGCTACGGCGTACTCGTCGAAATGGACGCCGACGGCTCCCACCAGCCCGAGGAACTGCCCCGGCTGCTCACCGCCCTCAAGGGCGCCGACCTGGTCCTCGGCTCGCGCTGGGTCCCCGGCGGCCGCGTGGTCAACTGGCCGAAGCACCGTCAGTTCATCTCGCGCGGCGGCAGCACCTACTCCCGGCTGCTCCTCGGACTGCCGCTCCGAGACATCACGGGTGGCTTCCGGGCCTTCCGCAAGGAGACCCTCGAAGGGCTCGGACTCGCGGACGTCGCCTCGCAGGGCTACTGCTTCCAGGTCGATCTGGCCCGCCGGGCCGTCGCCGCCGGTTACCACGTCGTCGAAGTCCCGATCACCTTCGTGGAGCGTGAGATCGGTGACTCGAAGATGAGCCGCGACATCCTTGTCGAGGCGTTGTGGCGGGTCACGGCCTGGGGCGTCGGCGACCGGGCGAATCGTCTCCTCGGCCGCAAGTCTTCCTGA